Proteins encoded within one genomic window of Carboxydocella sporoproducens DSM 16521:
- the coaD gene encoding pantetheine-phosphate adenylyltransferase, giving the protein MKIAVYPGSFDPITNGHLDIIERAADVFDQVIVAVSVNSAKKPLFSMEERVELLREVLRPYPNVRVDSFTGLTVDYVVSQKARVIIRGLRAISDFENELQMAVTNRKLKPSVETFFMMARAEYSFISSSLIKEIANYGGCIKGFVPEVVEIKIKEKLAQLKG; this is encoded by the coding sequence GTGAAAATAGCTGTTTACCCGGGTAGTTTTGATCCTATCACCAATGGCCATCTGGATATTATCGAAAGGGCGGCAGATGTGTTTGATCAGGTGATAGTCGCTGTTTCGGTTAATTCTGCTAAGAAACCTCTTTTTTCAATGGAAGAACGAGTTGAATTATTACGGGAAGTTTTGCGGCCCTATCCTAATGTCAGGGTAGACAGCTTTACTGGTTTGACAGTAGACTATGTTGTTTCCCAGAAGGCGCGGGTAATTATCCGCGGCTTGCGGGCGATTTCCGATTTTGAAAATGAATTACAAATGGCGGTAACCAACCGCAAGCTCAAGCCTTCCGTGGAGACCTTTTTTATGATGGCGCGGGCGGAATATTCCTTTATCAGTTCCAGTTTAATTAAAGAAATTGCAAATTATGGTGGTTGCATTAAAGGATTTGTCCCCGAGGTTGTCGAAATTAAAATCAAGGAAAAACTGGCCCAGCTCAAGGGCTAA
- a CDS encoding small, acid-soluble spore protein, alpha/beta type: MGRRRSIMSEQLKWEIARELGVADIVQREGFGGVTSRQCGMMVHKAIEMAERSLAHPKQ; encoded by the coding sequence ATGGGCAGACGGCGCAGTATCATGTCCGAGCAGTTGAAGTGGGAAATTGCCAGAGAATTAGGGGTGGCGGACATCGTCCAGCGGGAAGGTTTCGGTGGCGTTACCTCGCGGCAATGTGGCATGATGGTGCACAAAGCCATTGAAATGGCGGAACGGAGTCTGGCCCATCCAAAACAGTAA
- a CDS encoding alpha/beta-type small acid-soluble spore protein has translation MPGGRNTNQPAVPGAKRALEQFKMEVANEIGLAGKIQTVGYENMTSRECGSIGGWMTKKMVQLAEQALAGRVQQ, from the coding sequence ATGCCAGGCGGACGCAATACCAATCAACCGGCTGTTCCCGGCGCCAAACGGGCCCTGGAGCAGTTCAAAATGGAAGTGGCCAATGAAATCGGCTTAGCCGGCAAGATTCAGACTGTTGGTTATGAAAACATGACCTCCCGTGAATGTGGCAGCATCGGTGGATGGATGACCAAGAAAATGGTACAACTGGCTGAACAGGCTTTGGCTGGTCGTGTACAACAGTAA
- the rsmD gene encoding 16S rRNA (guanine(966)-N(2))-methyltransferase RsmD: MWPNLLPLRVTLGEEKPEKELVGRVLTGSFIFITCREKVYTSGKKFFLCYNANEVKKLRVIAGQARGRKLKAPRGISTRPTLDRVREALFNIIGNRIWDSTCLDLFAGTGALAIEALSRGATRAVLVEKDPKALACIRDNLSSTGLEERAEVLKDDVYRAIPRLGREGRKFDFIFLDPPYEQGHLSRVLPLLSQYRLLQQEGWIIVETRSREPAIEEIAGYRLKRREKYGEAALNFYIEEEKAE; encoded by the coding sequence GTGTGGCCCAATTTGTTACCCTTGCGGGTAACATTGGGAGAGGAGAAACCGGAGAAAGAGCTTGTAGGGAGAGTGTTGACTGGTTCATTTATATTTATTACCTGCAGGGAAAAGGTTTATACATCTGGAAAAAAATTTTTTCTATGCTATAATGCAAATGAGGTGAAAAAATTGCGGGTAATAGCTGGACAGGCCAGAGGTCGAAAACTGAAAGCTCCCAGGGGTATTTCCACCCGGCCGACTCTGGACCGGGTCAGAGAAGCTCTGTTCAATATTATCGGGAACCGAATCTGGGATAGTACCTGTCTTGACCTGTTTGCCGGTACCGGGGCCCTGGCGATTGAAGCCCTCAGCCGGGGAGCAACCCGGGCAGTGCTGGTGGAAAAGGACCCGAAAGCCCTGGCCTGCATCAGGGACAACTTGTCCAGCACCGGCCTGGAGGAAAGGGCAGAGGTATTAAAGGATGATGTCTATCGCGCCATTCCCCGTTTGGGACGGGAAGGGAGAAAATTTGATTTTATCTTTCTCGATCCGCCCTATGAACAAGGACATTTGTCCCGAGTGTTGCCATTGCTTTCGCAATACCGGCTGCTTCAGCAGGAGGGCTGGATTATAGTAGAGACCAGGTCACGGGAGCCGGCTATTGAAGAGATAGCAGGTTACCGGCTGAAACGGCGGGAAAAATATGGGGAAGCGGCCTTGAATTTCTATATTGAGGAGGAGAAGGCAGAGTGA
- a CDS encoding LuxR C-terminal-related transcriptional regulator, giving the protein MFDKWKQLDFLHQDTSVLFFDSVRINESWQKSKQLGIKPDQDRPRICLSKQKTLVRIKQNKILLEIAAPLLQESYASLLDKNVLFLLCDKEGYVLELTCSPEVLKMCAELGIRRGTSFSCESAGTNAICLAMQELKTVVVRGEQHYCDFLKSWYCVAVPIYSSYHGIMGFLDISAHIETDLIKMIPLVEMLAKIISREVDRETHVAADKERLKYLELSGREKVVLEYLVAGYSYEAVARKLRISKNTVKTIVRRAYQKLEVKCLQECKEKYSRFLVRYSDE; this is encoded by the coding sequence TTGTTTGATAAATGGAAACAACTTGATTTTCTCCACCAGGATACCAGTGTCTTATTTTTTGATTCAGTGCGGATCAATGAATCATGGCAAAAATCCAAACAACTTGGCATTAAACCGGACCAGGACAGACCCAGGATTTGTTTGAGTAAACAAAAAACATTAGTTAGAATAAAGCAGAACAAGATTTTATTAGAGATCGCGGCTCCGCTGCTGCAGGAAAGTTATGCCAGTTTGCTGGATAAAAATGTATTATTCCTGCTCTGTGATAAGGAAGGGTATGTCCTGGAGCTTACCTGTAGTCCGGAAGTGTTAAAAATGTGTGCTGAACTTGGAATAAGGAGAGGTACATCTTTTAGTTGTGAAAGTGCCGGAACCAATGCCATCTGCTTGGCCATGCAAGAACTAAAAACGGTAGTAGTTAGAGGAGAACAGCATTATTGTGATTTCTTAAAATCCTGGTACTGTGTTGCTGTTCCGATTTATAGCAGTTATCATGGAATAATGGGTTTTTTGGACATTTCTGCGCATATTGAAACCGATTTAATAAAGATGATTCCTTTAGTTGAAATGTTGGCAAAAATAATTTCCAGGGAAGTTGACCGGGAGACTCATGTTGCGGCAGACAAGGAGAGGCTGAAGTATTTGGAACTGTCCGGGCGGGAAAAGGTTGTTTTGGAGTACCTGGTTGCTGGATATAGTTATGAAGCAGTGGCTAGGAAGCTGAGAATTAGCAAAAACACAGTGAAAACTATAGTCCGCCGGGCCTATCAAAAACTAGAGGTTAAATGTCTTCAGGAGTGTAAGGAAAAATACTCCCGGTTTTTGGTTCGTTACAGCGATGAATAA
- a CDS encoding DUF421 domain-containing protein gives MANVVLRAIFVYIFILVMVRLMGKREVGQLSTFDIVVFIVLAELAAIPMEYYQKPLLPSLVPILVVVLLEIITSYLALKFPVFRKLMDGQPSIVVANGQPVIEEMKRLRYSLDDLMAQLREKGFTSPAEVEFAVLETSGKLSVIPKSQNRPVTPADLSLATSYEGLPIPLIKDGIVQKHNLGQIGLSENWLVGELQKQGYQQPQQIFFALLDTRGQLHLYPR, from the coding sequence ATGGCAAACGTGGTGTTGCGGGCAATTTTTGTTTATATTTTCATTCTGGTCATGGTAAGGTTAATGGGAAAAAGAGAAGTAGGACAGTTATCCACTTTTGATATTGTGGTTTTTATTGTGCTGGCAGAACTGGCTGCTATTCCCATGGAGTATTACCAGAAACCCCTGTTGCCCAGCCTGGTGCCTATTCTGGTAGTGGTTTTGCTGGAAATTATCACTTCCTATTTGGCGTTAAAATTTCCGGTCTTTCGTAAACTGATGGATGGACAGCCTTCCATTGTTGTGGCTAATGGCCAGCCGGTAATTGAGGAAATGAAACGCTTGCGCTATAGCCTGGATGATTTAATGGCTCAGTTACGGGAAAAGGGTTTTACCTCACCGGCGGAAGTGGAATTCGCGGTACTGGAGACTTCCGGAAAGCTAAGTGTAATCCCCAAAAGCCAGAATCGTCCCGTTACTCCTGCTGATCTGAGTTTAGCTACGAGTTATGAGGGATTACCTATCCCCTTAATCAAAGATGGGATTGTACAAAAACATAATCTGGGACAGATTGGTCTGTCGGAAAACTGGCTGGTTGGAGAGCTGCAAAAACAGGGGTACCAGCAGCCACAGCAAATCTTTTTCGCCTTGCTGGATACCAGAGGACAACTGCATCTCTATCCTAGATAA
- the gpr gene encoding GPR endopeptidase produces MARPELLKHFSINLDLALEAHEAIRGQVQREIPGVAMEKLQKPHATVTIVTVLDAQGEQLMGKPPGKYITIEAPDIREGNRLVQAEIARVFADQLKSLLSLGPDATVLLVGLGNWKATPDALGPRVINSVLVTRHLFHYAPQELAGGMRPVCALAPGVLGITGIETAEIIRGVVDRVKPNAVICIDALAAGSAMRIGTTIQLADTGISPGSGLGHKRQGLNQETLGVPVIAIGIPTVCHAAVIAGEAIDKLLEQFQTSPTLYQIYKNLNPAMIQQIINEVLHPFAGNLVMTPKDIDDLISECARIVAGGLNLALHPGIPEQEAFSYLH; encoded by the coding sequence ATGGCGCGACCGGAATTGCTTAAGCATTTTTCCATCAATCTCGATCTGGCTCTCGAAGCCCATGAAGCGATTCGGGGCCAGGTACAACGGGAAATTCCCGGTGTCGCAATGGAAAAACTGCAAAAACCTCATGCCACCGTAACCATCGTTACAGTCCTGGATGCCCAGGGAGAGCAATTAATGGGTAAACCGCCAGGTAAATATATTACCATCGAAGCACCAGATATCCGGGAAGGTAACCGGTTAGTACAGGCCGAAATCGCCCGGGTCTTTGCCGACCAGCTTAAATCCCTGCTATCCCTGGGGCCAGATGCCACCGTTCTTCTGGTCGGACTGGGCAACTGGAAGGCTACCCCGGATGCGCTGGGGCCCAGAGTAATCAATTCCGTCCTGGTAACCCGCCACCTTTTTCATTATGCCCCCCAGGAACTGGCCGGAGGGATGCGCCCGGTTTGCGCTCTGGCCCCGGGTGTCCTTGGTATAACCGGCATTGAAACCGCTGAAATCATCCGTGGGGTAGTGGACAGAGTCAAGCCCAATGCTGTTATCTGCATTGATGCCCTGGCCGCTGGCAGTGCCATGCGCATCGGCACTACTATCCAGCTAGCTGACACCGGTATAAGTCCCGGTTCCGGCCTGGGTCATAAACGACAGGGTTTAAATCAAGAGACTCTGGGGGTTCCTGTGATTGCCATTGGCATCCCCACCGTTTGTCATGCTGCTGTTATTGCCGGCGAGGCTATCGATAAATTACTGGAGCAGTTCCAGACCAGCCCAACCCTATATCAAATATACAAGAATCTCAATCCGGCTATGATTCAACAAATTATTAATGAAGTGCTGCACCCTTTCGCCGGCAATCTGGTTATGACTCCCAAGGATATTGATGATTTAATTTCCGAATGTGCCAGGATAGTCGCAGGTGGTCTGAATTTGGCCCTCCACCCCGGTATTCCCGAACAGGAAGCCTTCAGCTACCTGCACTAG
- a CDS encoding alpha/beta-type small acid-soluble spore protein, translated as MARNRNKTAVPGAKRALEQFKYEIANEIGLAEKIQTVGYENMTSRECGSIGGWMTKKMVQLAEQALAGQAGTTTPQQ; from the coding sequence ATGGCCAGAAATCGGAACAAAACTGCGGTTCCCGGTGCCAAAAGGGCTTTGGAACAGTTCAAATATGAAATCGCTAATGAAATCGGTTTAGCGGAAAAAATCCAGACTGTTGGCTATGAAAATATGACCTCACGGGAGTGTGGCAGCATCGGTGGATGGATGACCAAGAAAATGGTGCAGCTGGCTGAACAAGCTCTGGCCGGGCAAGCTGGCACCACTACTCCCCAGCAATAA